The Curtobacterium poinsettiae DNA segment GGGCCGGCTGTGGGCGCGGGCGACGGTGGCCCGCGGCGGCTCGGTTCCCGAGCACCTGGCCCACCTGCTCGACGCGACCCCTGGTCGCCAGGCCGTCTGACGCTCCGGACGACGCCCGGACGGATGGGAGGCGCGGTGCCAGCTGGCACCGCGCCTCCTGTCCGTCAGGCGCTGACGACTACTTCGCGTCGGCCTCGACCGACTCCTTCGGCTCACCCGACGGGGTGAGCCCGCGCTCCTGGCGGCGCTTCGAGACCACGAGCGAGGCGATGGTCGCGACGGTGATCGTCAGCGCGATGAAGCCGAGCGAGAACCAGATCGGGATCTCCGGCGCCCACTCGATGTGCTCGCCACCGTTGATGAAGGGCAGCTCGTTGACGTGCATGGCGTGGAAGACGAGCTTCACACCGATGAACGCCAGGATGACGGCCAGGCCCTGGCCCAGGTAGATGAGCCGCTCGAGCAGCCCGGCGATCAGGAAGTACAGCTGCCGGAGCCCGAGCAACGAGAACGCGTTCGCGGTGAACACGATGAAGGCGTCCTGCGTCAGCCCGAAGATCGCGGGGATCGAGTCGAGCGCGAAGAGCACGTCGGTCAGGCCGATGGCGACCATGACGAGCAGCATCGGGGTGAACAGGCGCTTGCCGTCGACACGGGTGGTCAGGCGGTCACCGTCGTAGTGGTCCGACGTCGGGATGAAGCGCTTGAGGATCCGGATGAGCCGCGAATCGCCCTCGCTGCCGTGGTCGTTGCCGCTGCGGGCCTGCGACCAGGCGAGCCAGAACAGCAGCGCGCCGAACAGGTAGAAGACCCACGAGAAGTTCTCGATGATCGTGACGCCGAGGGCGATGAAGACGCCGCGGGCGACGAGCGCGATCGCGACGCCGACCAGCAGGACCTTCTGCTGGAACTCCTTCGGCACGGCGAAGCTCGACATGATGATGAGGAAGACGAAGAGGTTGTCGACCGACAACGCCTTCTCGGTCAGCCAGCCGGCGAAGTACTCACCACCGGCCTGCCCGCCGCCGAACACCAGGATCCCGATGCCGAACAGGATGGCCAGCCCGATGTAGAAGGCCGACCAGAACGCGGATTCGCGGATGTGTGGCACATGCGGCGTGCGGACGTGCGAGTAGAAGTCGAACACCAGCAGTGCGACGATGCCGGCGATCGTGATGAGCCAGACGAAGAGTGGGACGTCCACGGTTTCCTTCAGGTAGGGCGCGCCGCTGCTGTGCGGGTACGCCGAGGCCTGAAGGTCTCTTCCGTCGCACGGCACCGGAACCGGTGTCGCACGACCGGCGCCCCGGGGCCGGATCGTTCCGGACCGTACTGACGGGGTCACCGAGAGGGAATACTCCCCTTCGTGATCCCGAGCATACCGGGCACAGCGGACATGTGCCGCGCTCTAAGCTGGGAGCATGGCGAGTTCCTGGTCACTGTCCACACGGCTGCGCGGCCTCTTCCAGCGCAAGACGATCGACGAGACCACGTGGGAGGACCTCGAGACCGCCCTCATCGGCGCCGACTTCGGGCCCGACATCTCCGAGGAGATCATCGAGGACCTGCACGCCCGCGTCGACCGGTACGGCACGACCGACCCCGCCGACCTGCAGCGCATGCTCCGCGAGGTCCTCGAGGAACGGCTCTCCAAGCTCGACACCACCCTGAAGCTCAGCGCGCGGCCTGCCGTGGTGCTCGTCGTCGGGGTGAACGGCGTCGGCAAGACCACGACGATCGGCAAGTTCGCCAAGTTCCTGAAGACCTACGACCGCACGGTGCTCGTCGGGGCGGCGGACACGTTCCGCGCCGCGGCGGTCGAGCAGGTCGCCACCTGGGCCCAGCGCGCCGGGGTCGACGTCGTCCGTCCGTCGCAGCCCGGGCAGGACCCGGCGTCGGTGGCGTACCAGACCGTCGAGAAGGCGATCCGCGACCAGACCGAGATCGTCGTCATCGACACCGCCGGGCGGCTGCACACCAAGGCCGGCCTGATGGACGAGCTCACCAAGATCAAGCGCGTGGTCGAGAAGCAGACCGAGATCAGCGAGGTCCTGCTCGTCCTCGACGCGACGACGGGCCAGAACGGCCTCGCACAGGCCCAGGCGTTCATCGAGGGTGCCGGCGTGACCGGCCTCGTCATCACCAAGCTCGACGGCTCGGCCAAGGCCGGGTTCGTGCTGAGCGTGCAGGAGAAGACCGGCATCCCGATCAAGCTCATCGGACAGGGCGAGGGCATCAACGACCTCACGGGCTTCACGCCGCACGTGTTCGTGCAGAACCTCGTCGGCTGAGCGAACGCGTCGGCACGCCGAGGAGTAGCGTCCCTGACGGTCCGGGCATCTGCTCGGTCTCGTTCCAGGGATAGGAGACCCTCATGCCCGCACTGCTGATCATCGCGATCATCGTCGGCCTCGTCCTGCTCTTCAGCGGCATCTTCGTCGGTGCGCTGAAGTTCCTGCTCTGGGTGGGCATCGTGCTCATCCTGCTGGCGGTCATCGGCTGGCTGCTCCGGACGAT contains these protein-coding regions:
- the ftsY gene encoding signal recognition particle-docking protein FtsY, with product MASSWSLSTRLRGLFQRKTIDETTWEDLETALIGADFGPDISEEIIEDLHARVDRYGTTDPADLQRMLREVLEERLSKLDTTLKLSARPAVVLVVGVNGVGKTTTIGKFAKFLKTYDRTVLVGAADTFRAAAVEQVATWAQRAGVDVVRPSQPGQDPASVAYQTVEKAIRDQTEIVVIDTAGRLHTKAGLMDELTKIKRVVEKQTEISEVLLVLDATTGQNGLAQAQAFIEGAGVTGLVITKLDGSAKAGFVLSVQEKTGIPIKLIGQGEGINDLTGFTPHVFVQNLVG
- a CDS encoding TerC family protein — translated: MDVPLFVWLITIAGIVALLVFDFYSHVRTPHVPHIRESAFWSAFYIGLAILFGIGILVFGGGQAGGEYFAGWLTEKALSVDNLFVFLIIMSSFAVPKEFQQKVLLVGVAIALVARGVFIALGVTIIENFSWVFYLFGALLFWLAWSQARSGNDHGSEGDSRLIRILKRFIPTSDHYDGDRLTTRVDGKRLFTPMLLVMVAIGLTDVLFALDSIPAIFGLTQDAFIVFTANAFSLLGLRQLYFLIAGLLERLIYLGQGLAVILAFIGVKLVFHAMHVNELPFINGGEHIEWAPEIPIWFSLGFIALTITVATIASLVVSKRRQERGLTPSGEPKESVEADAK